GAAGAAATAACAGATAGAAAAAGACCAGTTATTTTTTCAGCACATGGTGTTCCCAAAAAAATACCTGAGGATGCTAAAAACTATAACATGACTTATATAGATGCTACGTGTCCATTAGTATCTAAAGTACATAGAGAAGCTGAAAATTTAAATAAAGCTGGCTATCATTTGATTTTGATAGGACATGAAAATCACCCTGAAGTAATTGGCACTATGGGCCAGTTACCTAAAGGCTCAATTGATCTTGTTCAAAATGAAGATGAGGCAAAAAAATACAAACCTCAAAATAACAAAAAAATTTCATATGTAACTCAAACGACGTTATCGGTAGACGATACAAAAGATATAATTCAGATCTTAAAAGATAGATTTCCTAATATAAAAGAACCAATGAAAGAAGATATTTGTTACGCTACAACAAATAGACAAATGGCTGTCAAAAATATTGCAAAAAAATGTGATTTATTTTTTGTAATTGGCAGTAGAAATTCATCTAATTCAGTTAGAT
The DNA window shown above is from Candidatus Pelagibacter sp. RS39 and carries:
- the ispH gene encoding 4-hydroxy-3-methylbut-2-enyl diphosphate reductase, yielding MKNKPLKILLSAPRGFCAGVERAIEIVEKSIKKYGAPVYVRHEIVHNKYVVDDLKSKGAIFVEELEEITDRKRPVIFSAHGVPKKIPEDAKNYNMTYIDATCPLVSKVHREAENLNKAGYHLILIGHENHPEVIGTMGQLPKGSIDLVQNEDEAKKYKPQNNKKISYVTQTTLSVDDTKDIIQILKDRFPNIKEPMKEDICYATTNRQMAVKNIAKKCDLFFVIGSRNSSNSVRLVEVAKKSGCPNSQLIHSKSEIPFDLIQNSNTIGISSGASAPEILVNNFINELKNKFTVSIDEVEIIKENVVFKAPKKLN